A DNA window from Bacillota bacterium contains the following coding sequences:
- the nusG gene encoding transcription termination/antitermination protein NusG, producing MNDLDVEVQSSTPETDNPNKKWYVIHTYSGYENKVKANLERRVKTMEKEDKIFRVLVPTEEEYEIKDGKKKISKKKVFPGYVLVEMIMEDDSWYVVRNTPGVTGFVGSGSKPIPLRDDEVRLILKQMGVEEARPRVDFSVGETVKVVTGPFQHFSGVIEEVHPDKAKIRVLVSMFGRETPVELDFAQVEKI from the coding sequence ATGAACGATCTAGACGTCGAAGTTCAAAGCTCAACCCCAGAGACTGATAATCCTAACAAGAAATGGTATGTTATACACACCTATTCCGGTTACGAGAATAAGGTGAAGGCCAACCTTGAGCGTCGCGTGAAGACCATGGAAAAGGAGGACAAAATCTTCAGGGTCCTGGTCCCGACCGAGGAAGAGTACGAGATCAAGGATGGCAAGAAGAAGATTTCAAAGAAGAAGGTATTTCCCGGATACGTGCTGGTCGAGATGATTATGGAGGACGATTCCTGGTACGTCGTGAGGAATACCCCGGGCGTCACCGGGTTTGTCGGTTCGGGTTCGAAGCCTATACCCCTCCGGGATGACGAGGTGAGGTTGATCCTCAAGCAAATGGGCGTCGAGGAGGCAAGGCCGAGGGTGGATTTCTCGGTCGGGGAGACAGTGAAGGTAGTGACCGGGCCATTCCAGCACTTTTCAGGGGTTATCGAGGAAGTCCACCCTGACAAGGCAAAGATCAGGGTCTTGGTATCTATGTTCGGGCGAGAGACTCCCGTAGAGCTGGACTTTGCCCAGGTGGAGAAGATATAG
- the rpmG gene encoding 50S ribosomal protein L33, translated as MREGIRLECTKCKRRNYTTNKNKRNDPDRLEMKKYCKFCREHTLHKEAR; from the coding sequence TTGCGCGAGGGAATAAGGCTAGAGTGCACGAAATGTAAGAGGAGAAATTACACGACTAACAAGAATAAGCGAAACGACCCTGACAGGCTTGAGATGAAGAAGTACTGTAAGTTCTGTAGGGAGCATACCCTGCATAAAGAGGCGCGGTAA
- the secE gene encoding preprotein translocase subunit SecE has product MEAASVTGRIGRAAGRVGRFLRDVRAELKKVAWPNRKELISYTVIVIISVMIVAAFIGLIDLVFSQILRLIIK; this is encoded by the coding sequence ATGGAGGCTGCAAGTGTTACAGGACGCATAGGGCGCGCAGCGGGACGCGTAGGCAGGTTCCTGAGGGATGTCAGGGCCGAACTCAAGAAGGTTGCATGGCCGAACCGCAAGGAGCTCATATCATATACGGTGATCGTTATTATATCGGTAATGATTGTGGCCGCCTTTATAGGTCTGATTGATCTGGTATTTTCACAGATATTAAGGTTAATTATAAAGTAA
- the rplK gene encoding 50S ribosomal protein L11 — translation MPKKKVTAVVKVQIPAGKATAAPPVGPALAPYGINIMEFVRSFNEKTAADAGTIIPVEVTIYEDRSFTFILKTPPASFLIKKAAGIEKGSGKPNREKVAKLSRAKLREIAELKMRDLNAFDVDAAMRMIAGTARSMGVEVEE, via the coding sequence ATGCCTAAAAAGAAGGTAACAGCTGTAGTAAAAGTTCAGATTCCTGCGGGTAAGGCGACGGCGGCTCCACCTGTTGGGCCTGCGCTGGCACCATACGGGATCAATATAATGGAGTTCGTCAGGTCCTTTAACGAGAAAACGGCAGCGGATGCCGGCACTATAATCCCGGTTGAGGTTACGATCTATGAGGACCGTTCCTTTACCTTTATCCTGAAGACGCCCCCCGCCTCCTTCCTGATCAAAAAGGCGGCAGGGATCGAAAAGGGGTCGGGCAAACCCAACAGGGAAAAGGTCGCGAAGCTATCAAGGGCAAAACTCAGGGAGATTGCAGAGCTCAAGATGCGTGATCTAAATGCCTTTGATGTCGATGCTGCCATGCGTATGATTGCCGGCACGGCCAGGAGCATGGGAGTCGAGGTTGAGGAGTAG